From Cotesia glomerata isolate CgM1 linkage group LG2, MPM_Cglom_v2.3, whole genome shotgun sequence, a single genomic window includes:
- the LOC123259865 gene encoding protein artichoke, whose protein sequence is MSGILYTLLGIAASASLHCAVRREISPCTCRQEKYSPPTGIVTSSSSVSEAPTIVPQGVAVLTSLSTRTAGDGGGGGGGGGGGDSNSNSGSGGSGAAKPPKYGEKISVMCEKMESFGQVADALRGKFTPGQQIVLKISHSQLKDISRHDFKELQMSISRLELNYDHLSNIDGEVFAGLSRTMYLNLADNEIPSIPRHILSHLPLLITLDLSRNRITRIDVNDFKYNPSLQQLLLAGNPITEMIPGSLPPRINKLHVGRNHLRTLNRTLCDLNQLEWLFINSNELTSLDGELPTSGHNLRMLHAMENKLTHLPPEFRQLHRLEMLFLQHNKIRSLDGTLQKASNLKYLELSYNELQELTAEDFVEAELLEDLELGHNSLKSLGGDTNGNGDGNGSKSALWPLKSLKSLNLTHNELTEFSFVSLRGLKELRLIDLSSNQIARVYRGPIENLVDEDGEEIPGASIQELRLQNNKLQTLEDSLFVGMRELQRLNLSHNALGPTIGSQKFRGLENLRNLDLSHNKLTTLDDISEARLPALEELIATHNRLVTLSDRDFRGFPILCSADLTMNAIRSLTAELVANTRCTVHGVPDILRIYLQDNPVLCDAALVDLTVALEVNYAKVYGTAKQCPTTVETPVTEATSFVPIQPSSDLFYVPAIAVADTSANISFAATLEQ, encoded by the exons ATGTCGGGAATACTATACACACTGCTCGGTATCGCAGCGAGCGCGAGTCTTCATTGTGCGGTCAGACGCGAAATAAGTCCCTGCACTTGTAGACAGGAAAAGTATTCACCCCCGACGGGGATCGTGACATCCTCCAGCAGTGTCTCCGAGGCCCCGACGATCGTCCCCCAAGGTGTTGCTGTTTTAACCAGTCTTTCCACTCGCACCGCGGGCGATGGGGGAGGGGGAGggggtggtggtggtggtggtgacTCTAATTCTAATTCTGGTTCTGGTGGTAGTGGTGCTGCTAAGCCTCCCAAGTATGGGGAGAAAATCTCGGTTATGTGTGAAAAAATGGAATCCTTTGGACAGGTCGCGGACGCCCTACGTGGCAAATTTACCCCCGGCCAGCAGATCGtactcaaaatatcacattcACAGCTCAAGGATATCTCCAGGCACGACTTCAAGGAACTACAGATGTCTATTTCGAGGCTCGAGCTCAACTATGATCACCTGAG taaTATAGACGGAGAAGTATTTGCTGGTTTAAGTAGAACaatgtatttaaatttagCAGACAATGAAATCCCATCGATACCGCGACATATATTGTCGCACTTACCCCTGCTGATAACACTAGATCTCAGCAGGAATCGGATAACTCGGATCGATGTCAATGACTTCAag TACAATCCGTCATTGCAGCAATTGTTGTTGGCCGGTAATCCAATAACTGAAATGATACCTGGATCGTTACCACccagaataaataaattacatgtTGGAAGAAATCATTTACGTACATTAAATCGTACACTTTG tgatcTAAATCAATTGGAATGGTTGTTTATAAATTCCAACGAGCTAACGTCTCTCGACGGGGAATTACCCACGTCAGGCCATAACTTACGCATGTTACACGCCatggaaaataaattgactCATCTACCGCCGGAATTTCGTCAACTACATCGGCTAGAAATGTTATTCCTTCAGCACAACAAAATACGTAGCCTAGATGGTACGCTTCAAAAAGCGTCAAACCTTAAATACTTGGAGCTATCTTACAACGAGCTACAAGAA CTCACGGCTGAGGACTTTGTCGAGGCCGAGCTCCTGGAGGACCTTGAACTGGGTCACAATTCCCTAAAGTCGCTCGGAGGCGACACTAACGGTAACGGGGACGGAAACGGCAGCAAAAGCGCTCTGTGGCCTCTCAAGTCTCTCAAGAGTCTCAATTTGACGCACAATGAGCTCACCGAATTCTCCTTTGTCTCACTTCGCGGGCTTAAGGAACTTCGTCTTATTGATCTCTCCAGCAATCAAATCGCGCGCGTTTATCGGGGTCCTATTGAA aaCTTGGTTGACGAAGACGGAGAAGAAATACCTGGCGCAAGTATTCAAGAGCTTCGTTTACAAAACAACAAACTTCAAACTTTAGAAGATTCATTGTTTGTCGGAATGCGAGAATTACAAAGATTAAACTTAAGTCACAATGCTTTAGGTCCAACAATTGGCTCACAAAAATTCCGTGGGCTTGAAAATTTACGTAATTTAGATTTGTCACACAATAAACTTACAACTCTTGACGATATTTCTGAA gCAAGATTACCAGCCCTTGAAGAATTAATAGCTACACATAACAGACTAGTAACCTTATCAGATCGGGACTTCCGCGGTTTTCCAATTCTTTGTTCCGCGGACCTAACAATGAACGCTATTCGGTCGTTAACCGCGGAATTAGTCGCGAATACGCGTTGTACAGTCCACGGTGTTCCTGATATTCTACGAATATATCTCCAAg ACAACCCGGTGCTGTGCGACGCAGCATTAGTGGACCTGACGGTCGCATTAGAGGTAAACTACGCAAAGGTGTACGGAACGGCCAAGCAATGTCCCACAACAGTGGAAACCCCCGTTACCGAGGCGACGTCTTTTGTACCGATCCAGCCCTCCTCGGATTTGTTCTACGTTCCAGCGATCGCCGTTGCCGATACCTCCGCTAATATTTCATTCGCTGCGACACTCGAGCAATAA
- the LOC123259867 gene encoding uncharacterized protein LOC123259867: protein MASSEFEMTDVESILMSRENEDLMFQRLSEMMVESRTKAQTLITHYVNKQKAIQNKIKTNHETINQLQHQSKDLERQLQEWDLEQKVLQKKINNNNKSIDQLKEEIALEKNKKEELTLELVDLETDQETLKNEKIKNYDALKRALGLYKEKLNIHFMVEILEDFDRVKITYFQKENPKKDYYCIQLLNYNNIIWKVESIVPELDSKHLEYLNLDFTKDYEIQEINKLIPKLRHLFVEHYLSP, encoded by the exons atggcGTCAAGCGAGTTTGAAATGACAGATGTTGAAAGTATTCTTATGTCTCGTGAAAATGAGGACTTGATGTTTCAGAGGTTATCTGAAATGATGGTCGAATCTCGGACTAAAGCACAAACATTAATAACTCATTATGTCAATAAACAAAaag caatacaaaacaaaataaaaacaaaccaTGAAACTATCAATCAACTCCAGCACCAGAGTAAAGACCTAGAGCGCCAATTGCAGGAATGGGATCTTGAGCAAAAAGTtttgcagaaaaaaattaacaataacaataaatcaaTCGATCAGCTAAAAGAAGAAATCGCGcttgagaaaaataaaaaagaagaacTGACACTTGAATTAGTTGATTTGGAAactg ATCaagaaacattaaaaaatgaaaaaataaaaaattatgatgctCTGAAAAGAGCTCTTGGGTTGTACAAGGAGAAATTAAACATACATTTCATGGTTGAAATTCTCGAGGACTTTGATCGTGTTAAGATAACTTATTTCCAGAAGGAAAATCCcaaaaaagattattattgtattcaacttcttaattataataatattatctggaaag tTGAGTCAATAGTACCGGAATTAGACAGCAAACACTTGGAATATCTGAACTTGGATTTCACCAAAGATTACGAGATccaggaaataaataaattaattccaaaattacGTCATCTCTTTGTGGAGCATTATTTGAGTCCCTGA